Proteins found in one Aethina tumida isolate Nest 87 chromosome 1, icAetTumi1.1, whole genome shotgun sequence genomic segment:
- the LOC109596346 gene encoding protein trapped in endoderm-1 — MNETDVIKYPEEATIVAAVCAIFFCIIGVIGNAVTVLALLGCQKLRTHATTAFVLSLCISDLLFCSVNLPLTASRYIHKEWVLGDTLCKIFPVFFYGNVAVSLLNMVAITLNRYILISCHQYYSRLYSRLSIWIQLLSTWIIAFLTMLPPLLGVWGKLGLNPSTFSCTILKKDGKSPKKFFFLIGFVIPCAIIIIAYSCIYYSVTKSGKRLKAHRPIQEKRKSRRERDDSRLTKLMAIIFLCFLFCFLPLMLANVFDDNETKHPWIHILASIFAWASSVINPFIYAASNRQYRSAYSKLFRIVKSSVAFTDSRNNISNSNRSRALEKNVSSKPNIDLL; from the exons ATGAACGAGACGGATGTGATCAAGTACCCGGAGGAGGCTACCATCGTGGCCGCTGTGTGTgcgatttttttctgtattattGGTGTTATCG GTAACGCGGTCACAGTTTTGGCACTACTAGGTTGCCAAAAACTGCGTACCCACGCGACAACCGCCTTCGTATTGTCCCTCTGCATCTCCGATCTGCTCTTCTGTTCCGTAAATCTGCCGTTGACGGCATCCAGGTACATCCACAAGGAATGGGTGTTAGGAGACACCCTGTGCAAAATCTTTCCCGTTTTCTTCTACGGAAATGTGGCGGTGTCGCTTTTGAATATGGTGGCCATAACACTTAATAG GTATATATTAATCTCCTGTCATCAGTACTATTCCCGATTATATTCAAGGCTGTCGATATGGATCCAGCTGTTGTCCACATGGATAATTGCATTTCTGACAATG TTGCCGCCGCTATTGGGAGTCTGGGGCAAGTTGGGACTGAATCCCTCGACGTTTTCGTGCACCATACTGAAAAAGGACGGGAAGTCGCCGAAGAAGTTCTTCTTCCTCATCGGGTTCGTCATCCCCTGCGCCATCATCATCATCGCCTATTCCTGCATCTACTACAGCGTCACCAAGTCGGGAAAGCGATTGAAGGCCCACCG GCCCATCCAGGAGAAGCGGAAGAGTAGGAGGGAACGGGACGACAGCCGACTGACGAAGCTGATGGCCATCATCTTCTTGTGCTTCCTGTTTTGTTTCTTACCGTTGATGCTGGCCAACGTGTTCGACGACAACGAGACGAAGCACCCGTGGATACACATTCTGGCGTCCATCTTCGCCTGGGCTTCCAGCGTCATCAACCCGTTCATTTATGCGGCCAGCAACAGACAGTACCGTTCGGCTTACTCTAAGTTATTTAGAATTGTTAAGTCAAGTGTAGCCTTCACTGATTCCAGAAATAACATTTCCAACTCGAATAGGTCCAGGGCTTTAGAGAAGAATGTTAGTTCCAAACCGAATATCGACCTGTTGTAA
- the LOC109596336 gene encoding glutaminase liver isoform, mitochondrial isoform X1: MKTTRLLNYFHRCQLKSQLDNGLLQKPYNAGYFQSNFYATTRKAAIQEFNSPVQQQRRDYSFIHDTNYMYFGDDANSEVALFELFKNKETGFLSIGRFLSALRATGLRKNDPRLKEVIENLKKMTKKNADGFSVDTQKLTLEHFTSIISPSMGLISRAFRHQFIIPEFPDFCKDIEEIYWKCKDNNDGKVASYIPQLGRMNPNYWGVSICTIDGQRFSVGDVNVPFTIQSCSKPLTYGIALDLLGQDVVHKYVGQEPSGRNFNELILDHNKKPHNPMINAGAILVCALLKTMAGPDMSLAEKFDFTMNYFERLAGNEDLGFNNAVFLSEREAADRNYALGFYMREHKCFPENTKFRECMDFYFQCCSLEANCDIVSVMGATLANGGICPLSEEKVLKPESVRDVLSLMHSCGMYDYSGQFAFKVGVPAKSGVSGCLLIVIPNVMGICLFSPPLDALGNSCRGVQFCEELVKKFNFHRYDNLRHASNKKDPRRHKFETKGLNIVNLLFSAASGDLPSLRRYKLMGLDMTLSDYDGRTALHLASAEGHVECVEFLLELCNVDHNIKDRWGNTPLDEATNFGHAPVIELLQLWDERTERRKKEKENVDDPPIDLVNQLKD, translated from the exons atgaaaacaacaaGACTCCTAAATTATTTCCATAGATGTCAATTAAAAAGTCAATTGGACAATGGTCTGCTTCAGAAACCGTACAACGCCGGCTATTTCCAATCGAATTTCTACGCAACGACCAGAAAA GCGGCTATCCAAGAATTTAACAGCCCGGTGCAACAACAaag aaggGACTATTCTTTTATCCATGACACAAATTACATGTATTT cggCGACGATGCCAATTCCGAGGTGGCACTATTTgaattgttcaaaaataaagaaactgGCTTCCTGTCCATCGGACGATTTTTATCC GCTTTAAGGGCAACTGGGCTAAGAAAAAACGACCCAAGACTGAAGGAGGTGAtagaaaacttgaaaaagaTGACGAAGAAAAATGCCGATGGCTTCAGCGTCGACACCCAAAAATTAACTCTGGAGCATTTCACGAG TATAATATCACCGAGTATGGGGCTAATTTCTCGGGCCTTCCGACACCAGTTCATAATCCCGGAATTCCCCGACTTCTGCAAAGACATCGAGGAAATCTACTGGAAGTGCAAGGACAATAACGACGGAAAG GTTGCCTCTTATATACCTCAATTGGGACGCATGAACCCAAACTACTGGGGGGTTAGTATTTGCACCATAGACGGCCAACGCTTTTCCGTTGGCGACGTAAACGTACCATTTACCATACAATCTTGTAGCAAACCTTTAACTTATGGTATAGCGTTAGATCTGTTGGGCCAGGACGTGGTCCACAAGTATGTGGGTCAGGAACCAAGTGGAAGAAACTTTAACGAACTAATTCTAGACCACAACA agaaACCTCATAATCCCATGATAAACGCCGGTGCTATCTTGGTTTGTGCCCTGTTGAAAACGATGGCGGGGCCTGATATGAGTTTAGCCGAAAAATTCGATTTTACTATGAATTACTTTGAG agaCTGGCTGGTAACGAAGATTTGGGCTTCAACAACGCCGTCTTCCTATCAGAACGTGAAGCTGCAGACCGAAACTACGCCTTGGGTTTCTACATGAGAGAACACAAATGCTTCCCCGAAAACACCAAATTCAGAGAGTGCATGGACTTCTACTTCCAG TGTTGCTCGTTGGAAGCCAACTGCGACATAGTCTCAGTAATGGGAGCCACATTAGCCAACGGAGGCATTTGCCCCTTGTCCGAAGAAAAAGTACTGAAGCCAGAAAGCGTCAGAGACGTCCTGTCTTTGATGCACAGCTGCGGAATGTACGATTACTCAGGTCAATTCGCCTTCAAG GTTGGAGTGCCGGCAAAGTCTGGAGTGAGTGGTTGTTTATTAATAGTCATTCCCAACGTCATGGGAATCTGCCTCTTCTCCCCGCCTTTGGACGCCCTCGGCAACAGTTGCAGGGGCGTGCAGTTCTGCGAGGAGCTGGTCAAGAAGTTCAACTTCCACCGCTACGACAACCTGAGACACGCCTCCAACAAAAAGGATCCGAGACGGCACAAGTTCGAGACGAAGGGTCTGAACATCGTTAATTTGCTGTTTTCGGCTGCGTCTGGCGACCTACCGTCACTCCGAAG GTACAAACTAATGGGCTTGGACATGACTCTATCGGATTACGACGGAAGAACGGCACTTCATTTGGCCTCAGCCGAAGGCCATGTGGAATGCGTGGAGTTCCTCCTGGAGTTATGCAACGTAGATCACAACATTAAGGATCGCTGGGGCAACACCCCGTTGGATGAGGCGACCAATTTCGGTCATGCTCCGGTCATTGAGTTACTCCAATTGTGGGACGAACGGACGGAAAGACGGAAGAAGGAGAAGGAGAACGTGGACGATCCCCCAATTGATCTTGTTAACCAATTGAAAGATTAA
- the LOC109596336 gene encoding glutaminase liver isoform, mitochondrial isoform X2: MYFGDDANSEVALFELFKNKETGFLSIGRFLSALRATGLRKNDPRLKEVIENLKKMTKKNADGFSVDTQKLTLEHFTSIISPSMGLISRAFRHQFIIPEFPDFCKDIEEIYWKCKDNNDGKVASYIPQLGRMNPNYWGVSICTIDGQRFSVGDVNVPFTIQSCSKPLTYGIALDLLGQDVVHKYVGQEPSGRNFNELILDHNKKPHNPMINAGAILVCALLKTMAGPDMSLAEKFDFTMNYFERLAGNEDLGFNNAVFLSEREAADRNYALGFYMREHKCFPENTKFRECMDFYFQCCSLEANCDIVSVMGATLANGGICPLSEEKVLKPESVRDVLSLMHSCGMYDYSGQFAFKVGVPAKSGVSGCLLIVIPNVMGICLFSPPLDALGNSCRGVQFCEELVKKFNFHRYDNLRHASNKKDPRRHKFETKGLNIVNLLFSAASGDLPSLRRYKLMGLDMTLSDYDGRTALHLASAEGHVECVEFLLELCNVDHNIKDRWGNTPLDEATNFGHAPVIELLQLWDERTERRKKEKENVDDPPIDLVNQLKD; the protein is encoded by the exons ATGTATTT cggCGACGATGCCAATTCCGAGGTGGCACTATTTgaattgttcaaaaataaagaaactgGCTTCCTGTCCATCGGACGATTTTTATCC GCTTTAAGGGCAACTGGGCTAAGAAAAAACGACCCAAGACTGAAGGAGGTGAtagaaaacttgaaaaagaTGACGAAGAAAAATGCCGATGGCTTCAGCGTCGACACCCAAAAATTAACTCTGGAGCATTTCACGAG TATAATATCACCGAGTATGGGGCTAATTTCTCGGGCCTTCCGACACCAGTTCATAATCCCGGAATTCCCCGACTTCTGCAAAGACATCGAGGAAATCTACTGGAAGTGCAAGGACAATAACGACGGAAAG GTTGCCTCTTATATACCTCAATTGGGACGCATGAACCCAAACTACTGGGGGGTTAGTATTTGCACCATAGACGGCCAACGCTTTTCCGTTGGCGACGTAAACGTACCATTTACCATACAATCTTGTAGCAAACCTTTAACTTATGGTATAGCGTTAGATCTGTTGGGCCAGGACGTGGTCCACAAGTATGTGGGTCAGGAACCAAGTGGAAGAAACTTTAACGAACTAATTCTAGACCACAACA agaaACCTCATAATCCCATGATAAACGCCGGTGCTATCTTGGTTTGTGCCCTGTTGAAAACGATGGCGGGGCCTGATATGAGTTTAGCCGAAAAATTCGATTTTACTATGAATTACTTTGAG agaCTGGCTGGTAACGAAGATTTGGGCTTCAACAACGCCGTCTTCCTATCAGAACGTGAAGCTGCAGACCGAAACTACGCCTTGGGTTTCTACATGAGAGAACACAAATGCTTCCCCGAAAACACCAAATTCAGAGAGTGCATGGACTTCTACTTCCAG TGTTGCTCGTTGGAAGCCAACTGCGACATAGTCTCAGTAATGGGAGCCACATTAGCCAACGGAGGCATTTGCCCCTTGTCCGAAGAAAAAGTACTGAAGCCAGAAAGCGTCAGAGACGTCCTGTCTTTGATGCACAGCTGCGGAATGTACGATTACTCAGGTCAATTCGCCTTCAAG GTTGGAGTGCCGGCAAAGTCTGGAGTGAGTGGTTGTTTATTAATAGTCATTCCCAACGTCATGGGAATCTGCCTCTTCTCCCCGCCTTTGGACGCCCTCGGCAACAGTTGCAGGGGCGTGCAGTTCTGCGAGGAGCTGGTCAAGAAGTTCAACTTCCACCGCTACGACAACCTGAGACACGCCTCCAACAAAAAGGATCCGAGACGGCACAAGTTCGAGACGAAGGGTCTGAACATCGTTAATTTGCTGTTTTCGGCTGCGTCTGGCGACCTACCGTCACTCCGAAG GTACAAACTAATGGGCTTGGACATGACTCTATCGGATTACGACGGAAGAACGGCACTTCATTTGGCCTCAGCCGAAGGCCATGTGGAATGCGTGGAGTTCCTCCTGGAGTTATGCAACGTAGATCACAACATTAAGGATCGCTGGGGCAACACCCCGTTGGATGAGGCGACCAATTTCGGTCATGCTCCGGTCATTGAGTTACTCCAATTGTGGGACGAACGGACGGAAAGACGGAAGAAGGAGAAGGAGAACGTGGACGATCCCCCAATTGATCTTGTTAACCAATTGAAAGATTAA